DNA sequence from the Acidobacteriota bacterium genome:
CTCGCCTCGCCTGTGCCGTGGTGGGTGACGAGCGGGAAGGTGAGAAGCGTAAGCGCCTCGTAGAACAGGAACAGGGTGAACAGGTTGCGGGCGAAGGCGATGCCGATCGCGGCGAAGATCGAGAGCGCGAAGAAGGTGAAGAAGCGGGTCTGGTTCCGTTCGTGGTGGCCGCGCATGTAGCCGACGGCGTAGATCGACGTGGCGATCCACAGGCCGCTGGCGACGAGCCCGTAGAGCAGGCCGAGCGGCTCGACCTGGAACGCCAGTTCGACTCCTGGCAGCACCTCGAACAGGACGAGTTCCGGCCGGCCGCCTCGCAGAACGTCGCCGCCGAGTTGCCAGACGGCGGCGAACGTCCCGACGCCGATCAATGCCGTCGCCAGGTCGCGCAGGTTCGGATGCTTGAGGCGGCCGAAGACCTGGCAGGAGACCGCCGCCGCCACAGGCAGCAGCAACGCGGCCGCAATCGTCGTCCCGGAGTTCATCGATGCGGCCTCAGATGCCGCCCTGGAGCAGGAGTTCGGCCGCCTCGGCGGCGACGCCGTAGGTCCAGTCCGTGGTCAGCCCGAAGACGACGGCGGCCGCGATGAGGATCCAGGTCGGCGCGACCATCGAGAAAGGCGCTTCCCGCACCTTGTCGATCGGTTGGGTCGCCGGCGGCGTGCGGAAGTAAAGGGCCTCGACCACCCGCCCCACGTAGACCAGGGCGAGCAGTGAACTCAACAGAATCAGCACCGCCGCCGCGGTCCAGCCGCGTTCCAGCACGCCGGACACGAGGTACCACTTGCTCACGAAACCGACGGTGCCCGGAACGCCGATCAGGCTCAGGCCCCCGATGACCAGCGCGGCGGACGAGAGCGGCATGCGGCGGCCGACGCCGGCGAGCGCGTCCAGGTGGACGGAGCCGACCCGGTAGAGCAGGCAGGCGACGACCAGGAACAGCCCGCCCTTCATCACCGCGTGGTTGAACAGGTGGACCAGACCGCCCGCCAGACCGACGGCGTTGGCGGTCGACAGGCCAAGGGTCATGTAGCCGATCTGGGCGACGCTCGAGTAGGCCAGCAGCCGCCGCAGGTCCGTCTGGAAGATCGCCGCGCCCGAGGCCAGGAACATGGCCAGGATCGACAGCGGCATGAGCACCACATGCAGTTGCAGCTCCCCGAACACGAAGGGTGCGCCGAAGATCGTGAAGAGGATCATCGCCAGCAGGTAGAAGGACACCTTCGTCGCGGTCGCGGCGAGGAAGGCGCTCACCTTGGGCGGCGCGAAGGAGTACGCGTTCGGCAGCCAGTGGTGCAGGGGGAAGACCGCCAGCTTGATCGAGATGCCGACGACCAGAAGCGCAAGTGCAAGCAGCGTGCTGCGATCGTCGAGCGACGGCTCGAGGCGGGCCGCGATGTCGCGCAGGTTCAGGGTGCCCGTCGCCTGGTAGAGCAGGCCGACGCCGAGCATGAAGAAGACGCCGCCGATCGTGCCCATGACCAGGTAGTAGAAAGCGGACATCACTGCACGCCGGTGGCCGCCGAGGCTGACGAGGATGTAGGACGACAGCGACGAGATCTCGAGGAACACGAAGATGTTGAAGGCGTCGCCCGTGATCGTGATCCCGAGCAGCCCGGAGATGCAGAGCAGGAAGACGGCGTAGTAGAGGTGGCGTCGCCTCTCCGGCACCCGGTGCGGGCCGCCGCTCGAGTGGAAGCTCAGCACGACGAGGGCCATCGCCGTGACCAGGACCAGCAGGTAGGCGTTGATCACCGACACGCGGTACTCGATGCCGAGCGGCGGCGGCCAGCCGCCGAGCTGGTAGGAGATGACATTGCCGCCGCGCACTTCGACCAGAAGCGCCACGGCGATCGCGAAGCACGCGGCGACGACCCCGAGGCTGAACAGGCGGGTCACGCGCGGGTGTCGCAGCAGCACGCACGCCGGCGCCGCCAGCAGCGGCAGGACGACCGCGAGGACGACGATCTGGTCCCTCACGCCGGAACTCTCATCCGTGCTCCATGTCCCACGCGACCGCCTCGTCCTCCTCGACGGTGCCGTACTCGCCGTGGATACGCACGGCCAAGGCCAGGGCCAGGGCGGTCGTGGCGACGCCGACCACGATCGCGGTCAGCATCAGTACGTGGGGCAGGGGGTTCGAGTAGACGACCTCTGCCGTGCCGTGGCCGCCGCCGTGTTCCGCGCCCTCCTGCACGATCGGCGCCGTGCCGCCGGCCACCTTCGCCATCGTCACGTAGAAGAGGATCGCCGCCGCCTGGAAGATGTTGAGCCCCATCACCTTCTTGACCAGGTTGTCGCGCGCGATGACGATGTAGAGCCCGACCATCATCAGCGCGATGATGAGCCAGTAGGCCCAGAGCCCGGAGATGGCCTCGGGCAGGCTCATGGCGTGTCTCCCGGCGCTTCGGCGGCTCCCGCGCCGCCGGGGCGGCGGCTCACGAACGCGTAGTAGACGCGCATGATGGTCGACGCGACGGCGATGCCGACGCCGAGCTCGATGGCGATGATCCCCAGGTGCTGGCCGTGATGGCCTGTCGTCAGCGGATCGAGAGCCGAGTAGTCCAGGAACTCGCCGCCCAGGAACATCGCCACCACGCCGACGGCGCCGTAGAGCAGGACGCCGGCGGCCATCAGCCGCTCGGTCAGGATCGGCGGAACGACGCGCCGCAGCGCGCCCAGGCCGAAGATCAGCGCGTAGACGATGAGCCCCGCGGCGAAGATGACGCCGGCCTGAAACCCGCCCCCCGGGCCGAAGTCGCCGTGAAACTGCACGTAGAGGCCGAACAGCAGGATCATCGGCACGAGAGCGCGTGCGATGACGCGCAGCACCGGCATCTCGCGGACGCGGGAGGTGGGTTTCACGACTCTTCTTCCTTCCCGCGCCGGTGCAGACCCCCCAGCAGCAGGGCCACGCCGACGCCGGCAGTGAAGATGACGACGACTTCGCCCAGGGTGTCGTAGCCACGGAAGCTGGCGAGGATCGCGGTCACGATGTTCGGGATGTGGATCTTCTCCTCGGTCTGGGCGATCAGGTCCGGTGCCAGGTGGTGGTGGATGACGGCCTCCGGATCGCCGTAGACCGGCATGCCCCAGGTGCCGTAGATCAGCGCCGCCCCGGTGGCGACGACGATCACCAGCGGCAGGAGGCGGTTCCGTTCCTGCTTCTCCCGCCGCGAGGTCAGGCTCAGGGCGCCGAGAAAGAGAACCGTGCTGACTCCCGCGCCCACCGCGGCCTCGGTGAAGGCGACGTCGACCGCGTCCATCAGCACGAACAGGCCGGCCGCCAGCAGGCTGGCGATGCCGGTCAGCATGGCGGCGGCGAAGAGGTCCTTCAGTCTCGCCACGACGATGACGGTCGCGAGCAACAGCAGCATGAGCAGCAGTTCGACCGGCGGCATCGTCACTCTCCGCCGGCCGCGGGGCCGGAGTCGCCGGGCCCTGGGTCGGTTTCTTCGTCGGATACGTCGAGTTCCAGCGCCAGGCCGTAACCGTGAGCTGCCTTGACCAGGGCGTGCGCGATGGCGGGGCTCGTGAACAGCAGGAACGTGAGCACCAGGATGAGCTTCAGGGTGACCATGGACACGCCGCCCTGGAGCATCAGGCCGAGAAGCATCAACCCGGCACCGGCGGTGTCGGTCACCGACGCGGCGTGGGTCCGCTGGTAGAAGTCCGAGAACCGGTGCAGGCCGATGCCGCCGACGATGCAGAAGAGCCCGCCGATCACCAGCAGGACCGCGGTTACGACATCCAGCGCGCCGGTCATCGGTCGGCCTTCCTGTCGTCGCGGCGGAGCCCGCCGAAGCGCGCGAAACGGAGCACCGCGAGTGTGCCGGTGAAGTTGACCAGCGTGTAGACGAGGGCCAGGTCGAGCCACTCGGGTCGCCCCATGAGGAAGCCGCTGACAGCGATCAGCAGCACCGTTTTCGTGCCGAACATGTTGACCGCCAGGATGCGATCGAACACGGTCGGGCCGATGGCTGCGCGCGCGAGCGCCAGGAACATCGTGACGACGATCGCGGCCATCGCTGCCAGGTACATCAGTCGGAAGGTCCTTCCAGGCGGAGCACGTCCCGGTCCATCGAGCCGTCCACGACGTCCGCCTCGCTCTCGGCGTCGAGTGCGTAGACGAGGAGTTCGCCCTGGCGCAGATCCAGCGTGATCGTGCCCGGAGTCAGCGTGATGAAGTTCGCGTAGAAGACCTGGCCGAACGACGTCTTCTGGCTGGCGCGAACGCGTCGCAAGCGCGGGTGCAGGTCGCTGCCCGGCGCCAGGATCAGCCGCACGACGTGGAGGTTCGCCAGGGCCACCCTGTACACGAAGGCGACCAGGAAGCGCGGCAGCCGCAGCCAGGCGGCGGGGCGGAAGAACTCCCAGTCGCCGCCGGCTTCCCGGTCGAGCGCCGCGTAGAGCCGCCAGACGAAGGCGACCGAGACCAGTCCGAAAACCAGGATCAGCCATTCATGAAAGGTGTAGGGCCCGGACAGGGACAGCCAGACCGCGGCCAGCAGCAAGAGCACCCCCCACCTCATCGCGGCGTCGTCCCGGATGCGTGCGTGGATCTACTCCGCATACGACTGCTTGCCCTTCACGACGGTCAGGGTCCACTTGCCTGTAGCCCGGATCCGGATCGGGTACACGCCTGCTTCGCTGTTGAAGAAGGTCGTGATGCCAGACCAGTTCGTCACGTTCTCGGAGATGTTGATCGGCGGCCCGATGGCGAACAGGCCCTCGTTCTCCGCGACGGTGACGGATGCGCTGTGATCGCCGCCGGCCATCTGGAATCTCACCGTCGCGTTCCCCCGGCCTTCGAGGCAGCCGACGCCGCAGGTCTTCGGTCGCGGCGGCGGGGGCGGCGGCTTCCAGGCCGGCTGCTCGGAAACCGCCTCGCGGGTGACCTCGACCGGCGTCGGCGACTCTTCGGCGCAGGCGGAACCGAACAGGAGCAGGCAGCCGGCGAGAGCGCACGAGCGCGCCGGGCCGAGGCCGAAGCCGTGGCGGCGATCCAGGCTCACTCGCCGCCGCCGGTCGACTCGATTTCCGGGGTTGCGCCGGCCTCTTCGCTCTCGTCGGTCCCTTCGGCCCAGGGAAGGTAGGCCGCGTAGTCGATCTCGCGGGGCGGCGGTTCGCCGCCGGGGCCTTTGAGGTAGTGCTCCATCCAGCGCAGGGTGCGCACCATGTAGTCGAAGCGCGCCGCGGAGCGGCGGTTGCCGTGTCCCTCGCCGGGGTACAGCACGAGTCGCACCGGGGCCTGACCGAGGGTCTTGAGGTGCCGGTACAGCTCCAGCGACTGGCTGGGATGGACCCTCGGATCCTCCTTGCCGTGGAGGATCAGGGTCGGCGTGCGGTTGCGCTGCACGTAGTAGATCGGGCTGCTCTTCTCGAAGTACTCCCAGTCCTCCCACAGCCGCTTGAGATGGTGAACCATGTGCATCTCTTCGGGAATGTCGGTCGTGCCCATCTTGGAGATGTTGTTCGAGATGCCGACGAAGGGGATCGAGGCGGCGAAGCGATCGGAGTAGAAGGTCGTTCCCCAGGCCGACGCGTAGCCCCCGTAGGAGCCTCCGGTGATGCCGACGCGGTCGCGGTCGACGAGACCGATCTCGATCAGGTGGTCCACGGCGGTGACCAGATCCTCGAACTCCTTACCGGCCGCGGCCGCCTGGCCGTGCTTCGAGAACTCGACGCCACGGCCGGTGCTGCCGCGGTAGTTCGGGTAGAAGGCCGCGAAGCCGCGGGCCGCCGCGAGCTGACCCAGGTTCGAGTAGCTCGTCAGCCAGCCGTTGCTGTAGTGGCTCTCCGGACCACCGTGCACGATCAGGATCAGCGGATAGCGCGTTCCCTCGTCGTAGTCGAGCGGGTAGATCAGCAGACCCTCGAGTTCGAGACCGTCCGGCGCGCGGTGCCGGATCGTCTCCTGGCGGGCAAGGGCGAGGTCGTCCAGCCAGGGGTTCGAGTTCGTCATCCGCACCGGCGCGGTCTGCGGGTCGGCCGGGTCGTATCGGTAGATCTCGCGCGGATGATCCGGGCTTTCCGAGACCAGGGCGAGCGCGCTGGCATCCTTGGCGCGGCTGAAGCTCAGGCTGATCGGACCGCCGGGCTCGATCAGGGTCGTCGCCTGTCCGGAAGTGGACACCCGGCCGAACGTGCTCCAGACGCCGACCGAGGCGCTGTAGAGGAGATGTTCGTCGTCCTCCCAGGCGAACGAGGCGACGTGACCCTCGAGGTCGGGCATCAGCTCGCGGAAGTCGCCGGCGGCACCGAACAGGATCAGCCGCCCGGCCGCCGGGTCGTTCGGGTCGGCGGCCGAGACGGCAGCGACCTGTTCGCCGTTCGGGCTGAACTCGACCTGGCCGAGCTTGCCGATTGCGCGCGTCGAGGAGACGACAGGGTAGTCGTCCTTCGTCGTGTCGACGACTACGACGGACTTGCTGGTGTAGGAGTCGTCGATCAGGGCGGTGGGCGTGGTGACGGCGGCGAGGCGTTCACCGGTCGGGCTCCAGACCGCGGAGAGCACCGATCCCTCGACCGCCTCGACCAGAACGGGCCCCTCGGCTTCGTCGTGGCGGTCGGCTTCGAGCGCGGGAACGTCGGCGACCCACAGCCGGGTCAGGGAACGGTCCTCTTCGTAGATCTCCTGGTTGAATCCCTGGTCGCGGAGCTTCTCCAGATCCTTCGCGGTTTCCTCACGGGCCAGGAAAGCGATCCGGCTGCCGTCCGGCGACAGGGCGTAGGAGCCGATGCCGACCGGGTGTTCGACGAGCTTGCGGCTCTCGCCGCCGCCGATGGGGATGCCGTAGAGGACGGACGCCTTGTCCGAGCCGCGGCGTGCCGTGTACAGGATCTCGCCGTTGCCCCGGAAGGTGGGCCGCCCGACGTTGACCCCGCCGGTGATGTAGGGCCGGGAGGAGCCGGGTTCGCTCATGTCGAGGACGTGGAGTTCGGTCCAGGACGAGCCGCTGTCGTCGTCGAGCGGCCGCCTGGGCACCGCCAGCAGATAGGCGGCGAGGCTGCCGTCCGGCGACAGTGCGACCGTGCCGACGCTTTGGAGGGTCGCCACGTGGTGCGGCTCGATCGCGTTCGTGTCCTGGGCTGGCGAGATGGTCGGCAGGAAGAACGCTACGACGGCGACGGCGACAGGGCACCACCTCGCGGCGGCCTTGGACCCCGGGCCGAGCGGCCTTGCGGCGGCCCGGAATGCGGTCGGAACTTCGATGCGGACGGTGTGCCGATTCATGTGCACTCTCCTGTCACTGGGCGACTTGCAGTGGCTGTTCGTGTTCGATCGCGGTCAGGCGTTCCCGGATGTCCGGCGACAACTTGACGCCCAGATGGGTGATCGTATCGGCGGCCATGGCGATGCCGATCTCGCAGCACGTGCGGATCGGCAGTTCGCGTAGCAGGCCGTAGAGGAAACCGGCGGCGAAGCAGTCGCCGGCGCCCGTCGTGTCAACCACCTCGACCCGGTGCGCGGGGACATGGTGGATCTCTTCCCCGCGCACCACCCAGGCGCCGCGAACTCCGTGCTTCACCGCGACGACCTCAATCGTCCGGGCCAGTTCCCGGGCCGCGGCTTCGGGTTCCAGGCCGGTCATCATCCGCGCCTCCTCGGCGTTGGCGAAGAGGATGTCGAAGCCGTGTTCCCTGTGACGCAGCAGGTGGTCGCGTGACCGGCCCACCGCGAAGGGGTCGGCGAGGTCGATGGCGAGCTTGGCGCCGGCGTCGCGGGCCACCTCGATCGCGTGTTCGATCGCGTCGATCTGGTTCGGCGTGTCCCAGATGTAGCCGGTGGTGAAGAAGATCCTCGACCGCCTGATGTCGTCCTCGGGCACGTGCTCCGCGCGGTACTGGCGGCAGACGCCGAGGTGCGTGTTCATCGTGCGC
Encoded proteins:
- a CDS encoding monovalent cation/H+ antiporter complex subunit F; protein product: MYLAAMAAIVVTMFLALARAAIGPTVFDRILAVNMFGTKTVLLIAVSGFLMGRPEWLDLALVYTLVNFTGTLAVLRFARFGGLRRDDRKADR
- the mnhG gene encoding monovalent cation/H(+) antiporter subunit G; this translates as MTGALDVVTAVLLVIGGLFCIVGGIGLHRFSDFYQRTHAASVTDTAGAGLMLLGLMLQGGVSMVTLKLILVLTFLLFTSPAIAHALVKAAHGYGLALELDVSDEETDPGPGDSGPAAGGE
- a CDS encoding S9 family peptidase, with product MNRHTVRIEVPTAFRAAARPLGPGSKAAARWCPVAVAVVAFFLPTISPAQDTNAIEPHHVATLQSVGTVALSPDGSLAAYLLAVPRRPLDDDSGSSWTELHVLDMSEPGSSRPYITGGVNVGRPTFRGNGEILYTARRGSDKASVLYGIPIGGGESRKLVEHPVGIGSYALSPDGSRIAFLAREETAKDLEKLRDQGFNQEIYEEDRSLTRLWVADVPALEADRHDEAEGPVLVEAVEGSVLSAVWSPTGERLAAVTTPTALIDDSYTSKSVVVVDTTKDDYPVVSSTRAIGKLGQVEFSPNGEQVAAVSAADPNDPAAGRLILFGAAGDFRELMPDLEGHVASFAWEDDEHLLYSASVGVWSTFGRVSTSGQATTLIEPGGPISLSFSRAKDASALALVSESPDHPREIYRYDPADPQTAPVRMTNSNPWLDDLALARQETIRHRAPDGLELEGLLIYPLDYDEGTRYPLILIVHGGPESHYSNGWLTSYSNLGQLAAARGFAAFYPNYRGSTGRGVEFSKHGQAAAAGKEFEDLVTAVDHLIEIGLVDRDRVGITGGSYGGYASAWGTTFYSDRFAASIPFVGISNNISKMGTTDIPEEMHMVHHLKRLWEDWEYFEKSSPIYYVQRNRTPTLILHGKEDPRVHPSQSLELYRHLKTLGQAPVRLVLYPGEGHGNRRSAARFDYMVRTLRWMEHYLKGPGGEPPPREIDYAAYLPWAEGTDESEEAGATPEIESTGGGE
- a CDS encoding DUF4040 domain-containing protein, translating into MPPVELLLMLLLLATVIVVARLKDLFAAAMLTGIASLLAAGLFVLMDAVDVAFTEAAVGAGVSTVLFLGALSLTSRREKQERNRLLPLVIVVATGAALIYGTWGMPVYGDPEAVIHHHLAPDLIAQTEEKIHIPNIVTAILASFRGYDTLGEVVVIFTAGVGVALLLGGLHRRGKEEES
- a CDS encoding Na(+)/H(+) antiporter subunit B, producing the protein MKPTSRVREMPVLRVIARALVPMILLFGLYVQFHGDFGPGGGFQAGVIFAAGLIVYALIFGLGALRRVVPPILTERLMAAGVLLYGAVGVVAMFLGGEFLDYSALDPLTTGHHGQHLGIIAIELGVGIAVASTIMRVYYAFVSRRPGGAGAAEAPGDTP
- a CDS encoding adenosine kinase, with amino-acid sequence MARTPRTAAVDLEITGIENAILDLLVRVEDRHLDEMGLDKGIMKLVSAVEQEAILDHVLNRDGEVLQPEIEAGGSCANVLRAASLLGVDASYSSAVADDDVGRLFERGLEASRVRNRLARIDGVTGTSVVLVTPDGERTMNTHLGVCRQYRAEHVPEDDIRRSRIFFTTGYIWDTPNQIDAIEHAIEVARDAGAKLAIDLADPFAVGRSRDHLLRHREHGFDILFANAEEARMMTGLEPEAAARELARTIEVVAVKHGVRGAWVVRGEEIHHVPAHRVEVVDTTGAGDCFAAGFLYGLLRELPIRTCCEIGIAMAADTITHLGVKLSPDIRERLTAIEHEQPLQVAQ
- a CDS encoding Na+/H+ antiporter subunit E; protein product: MRWGVLLLLAAVWLSLSGPYTFHEWLILVFGLVSVAFVWRLYAALDREAGGDWEFFRPAAWLRLPRFLVAFVYRVALANLHVVRLILAPGSDLHPRLRRVRASQKTSFGQVFYANFITLTPGTITLDLRQGELLVYALDAESEADVVDGSMDRDVLRLEGPSD
- a CDS encoding cation:proton antiporter subunit C, with product MSLPEAISGLWAYWLIIALMMVGLYIVIARDNLVKKVMGLNIFQAAAILFYVTMAKVAGGTAPIVQEGAEHGGGHGTAEVVYSNPLPHVLMLTAIVVGVATTALALALAVRIHGEYGTVEEDEAVAWDMEHG
- a CDS encoding monovalent cation/H+ antiporter subunit D family protein, which produces MRDQIVVLAVVLPLLAAPACVLLRHPRVTRLFSLGVVAACFAIAVALLVEVRGGNVISYQLGGWPPPLGIEYRVSVINAYLLVLVTAMALVVLSFHSSGGPHRVPERRRHLYYAVFLLCISGLLGITITGDAFNIFVFLEISSLSSYILVSLGGHRRAVMSAFYYLVMGTIGGVFFMLGVGLLYQATGTLNLRDIAARLEPSLDDRSTLLALALLVVGISIKLAVFPLHHWLPNAYSFAPPKVSAFLAATATKVSFYLLAMILFTIFGAPFVFGELQLHVVLMPLSILAMFLASGAAIFQTDLRRLLAYSSVAQIGYMTLGLSTANAVGLAGGLVHLFNHAVMKGGLFLVVACLLYRVGSVHLDALAGVGRRMPLSSAALVIGGLSLIGVPGTVGFVSKWYLVSGVLERGWTAAAVLILLSSLLALVYVGRVVEALYFRTPPATQPIDKVREAPFSMVAPTWILIAAAVVFGLTTDWTYGVAAEAAELLLQGGI